In the genome of Rhodoplanes sp. Z2-YC6860, one region contains:
- a CDS encoding O-antigen ligase family protein produces the protein MAAICGASWLGYGALARQTLAPLFTARLIAQTFILLLLALLVQIPTMAAYVLATHALAPQTKVDDLLAASTIVMFAASIPISFAGWGVREMSAIAALGAVGVAVNDAFAAAIVIGAGSILAMTFLLAVGGAAQGGKHSDEKALEAAIPTRDYAQALAWCLPIAAAVSVLFQIYVPIGTGLLNVNLADPIALLAGSLFLLQAITTRTLPRWRVGGVNIAAVAATVMLGASLLIGASRFGLTDWALINRFVGWFVLLAFAATGALITTVAGRKGLRVMLLSYVGAALGVAVIEIVLVAISELTNELPQLVEPGNIEAFALNRNFFAFQLLMAACVGIVLIESQRLRIVTLALLMAALWYSGSRSGWLAFLTTMVAAISTRHASIKEIAFGLAGAAACIGAIAAIAALNSSPGAQLGAISGPELLPSSGSTAERLLSMTRGWEMFLDHPIFGAGLGAFRNLNIRTGDSVIPLLIHSTPLWLMAELGLIGLIVFAAPGLTILITQFRLARTEPMAAIAFLCIVSFAVMGGPAEMIYQRTFWLIIGATLAVPALATSES, from the coding sequence GTGGCCGCTATCTGCGGTGCATCATGGCTCGGTTACGGCGCGCTGGCCCGACAGACGCTTGCGCCGCTCTTCACGGCGCGGCTCATAGCTCAGACTTTCATTCTCCTGCTGCTTGCGCTCCTCGTACAAATCCCGACCATGGCGGCTTACGTGTTGGCGACACATGCGCTTGCGCCGCAAACGAAGGTCGACGATCTCCTTGCTGCCTCAACCATCGTGATGTTTGCCGCCAGCATCCCGATCAGCTTCGCTGGTTGGGGCGTTCGCGAGATGAGTGCGATCGCAGCACTTGGCGCTGTTGGCGTGGCCGTCAACGACGCCTTTGCCGCTGCAATCGTGATCGGCGCCGGTTCGATCCTAGCAATGACGTTTTTGCTTGCGGTTGGCGGTGCTGCCCAAGGCGGCAAGCATTCAGATGAAAAAGCTCTCGAAGCCGCCATACCAACGCGTGATTATGCACAGGCGCTCGCGTGGTGCCTGCCGATTGCTGCTGCAGTCAGCGTGCTGTTTCAGATTTACGTGCCGATTGGCACGGGGCTTCTAAACGTCAATCTCGCCGATCCCATTGCGCTGCTCGCCGGTTCGCTGTTCCTTTTGCAGGCGATCACAACCCGCACCCTGCCACGCTGGCGCGTCGGCGGGGTTAACATTGCCGCCGTTGCCGCGACGGTCATGCTCGGCGCGTCGCTGCTGATCGGCGCATCGCGCTTCGGCCTCACAGATTGGGCACTGATCAACCGCTTTGTCGGCTGGTTCGTGCTGCTCGCTTTTGCAGCGACTGGAGCGCTGATTACCACAGTCGCCGGCCGCAAGGGGCTGCGCGTGATGCTGCTGAGCTATGTGGGGGCGGCGCTCGGCGTTGCCGTGATCGAGATCGTATTGGTTGCGATTAGCGAACTGACAAACGAGCTGCCGCAGCTTGTGGAGCCGGGCAATATCGAGGCCTTCGCGTTGAATCGCAACTTCTTTGCGTTTCAGCTTCTGATGGCTGCATGCGTGGGGATCGTGCTGATCGAATCGCAACGGTTACGGATTGTAACGTTGGCCTTACTCATGGCCGCGCTATGGTACAGCGGCTCACGATCCGGCTGGCTGGCGTTCTTAACCACTATGGTCGCGGCCATCTCTACTCGTCACGCATCGATAAAAGAGATCGCGTTTGGCCTTGCGGGAGCTGCGGCCTGTATCGGCGCCATCGCTGCAATAGCTGCTCTCAACTCCAGTCCTGGCGCCCAACTTGGCGCCATTAGCGGGCCGGAGTTGCTACCGAGCTCAGGCTCAACGGCTGAGCGATTGTTGTCCATGACCCGCGGATGGGAGATGTTCCTTGACCATCCGATCTTCGGTGCGGGGCTCGGTGCCTTCCGCAATCTCAACATCAGGACCGGAGACAGCGTGATCCCGTTGCTGATTCATTCCACGCCACTATGGCTCATGGCGGAGCTCGGCTTGATTGGGCTTATCGTCTTTGCAGCGCCAGGCCTAACAATTCTAATCACGCAATTCCGTTTAGCGCGCACCGAGCCCATGGCTGCAATCGCCTTTCTTTGCATTGTGTCGTTCGCAGTGATGGGAGGTCCAGCCGAGATGATCTACCAACGTACATTCTGGCTGATCATCGGAGCGACACTCGCGGTGCCAGCCCTAGCCACCAGTGAAAGTTGA